CGCGGCTGCCCTGGCTGTTGGGCGTGCGGCCAAATTCGCTACACCAGACGACGAGGGTCTGCTGGAGCAAGCCGCGCTGTTTCAGGTCGGTGAGCAGGGCAGCGATGGGCTGATCGACATGGCCGCACATCTTCTCGTGGTTGGCGTTGACGTCGTCGTGGGCATCCCATTGGGTGATGAGGGGTCCGCCGCCGGAGTAGACGGTGACGAAGCGGACGCCGCGCTCGATGAGCCGGCGGGCTAAGAGCAGGCGGGTGCCGAAGTCCGCCGTGTGGGGCTGATCGGTGCCGTAGAGGCGGTGGGTGGCGGCGGTCTCGCGGGACAGATCGACGGCTTCCGGGGCTTGCGCCTGCATGCGGAAGGCTAGTTCGTAACTGGCGGCGCGCGCCTCCAGTTCCAGGTCTTCCACTGGCGGGGTTTGCAAGGCATTGAGGCGGCGCACTAGCTCGAAGGAGCGGCGGTTCTCCTCCCCGCCCATTCCCAGCGGGGGGCGCAGGTTCTGGATCGGACTGGGTCCCCGCCGCAACAGCGTCCCCTGATAAATCGCCGGCAGATACCCCGCGCCCCAACACGGCGCGCCGCCTTCCGGCACCCCCTCCGGCTGGGTCATCACGCAGTAGGCCGGGAGATTGTCGCTCACACTGCCCAGGCCATAGGTGACCCAGCTTCCCAGACTGGGATGCCCCATCTGCGTCCGCCCGCTGTGCAGTTCATACATGGCCGGAGCGTGGACCGTGGAATGACACCAGCAGGAGCGCAAAAAGCAAATGTCATCCACGCAGCGGGACAGATGCGGGAGCAGATCGGACAACTCGATGCCGCTTTGACCGCACTTCTTCCACTTGCGGGTACTCGGCAAAATGACTTCCTGACCGGTGGTGAATTGGCTCTTGGGCCGGCCAGTGGATTCCGGCAACGGTTTGCCCGCCCAGCGCTGTAAGGCCGGCTTGGGATCGAACAGGTCCATCTGGCTCGGCCCGCCGACCATGAAGAGGAAAATGACGCTCTGGGCCTTGGCGGGAAAGTGGGGCGGTTTGGCGGCCAGCGGATTCTTCTGTCCCGGCAGTGGCGAGGCCGGCCCTGCGGCCGAAGCCCTGTCCCGTGCCAGGAGCCAATTCAAAGCAATGCCGCCGAGTCCGCCGCCGGCCTGAAACAGCCACTCCCGCCGCGACAGAGCCACGGGAAAATGCCCGGTGTTTCTTCTGCTCTCTCCGCGATGCCCGCCGCTCTCTCCGCGATGCTCGGCCATCGTCTGCCTCCGCTTTCCGGGATGCGAATCCCCTTCCCAGGTGGGAACCCTCAGAGTCCCCGCGAGGCTCCGCAGCTCTGCAATTTAACCTAAACATCCCACGCCGGTGATGCAAGCGTGCCGGGCTTCGGATGCTGGTAATGCGGTGCTGGGAAAACGACAACGGGGTGATGCCTGGCACCACCCCAGTGCAGAGGGTTTCCTGCGAGTGAAGAGCGAATGGAGAAAGTGGAGCCGCCGTTGGGTTAACGGCGGAGCACTTCGATGAGGCGCTCGAAGTCGTCGTTGGAGTTGAAGGCCAGGACGATCTGTCCCTTGTCCTTAGCTTTGACGCGGATTTCGACTTTGACGGCCAGGTGCTGGCGGAGTTCATCCTCGATGGCCTGGACGTGGGGCGTTTTTTCGGCGGCGGTCGTGGCAGGTCGGCCTTCACCAGTCGGTGCCGAGGCTAACCCTTCGCTCCGCTGCTGGCGGATGAGCAGCTCCAGAGCGTGGACCGAGAGGTTCTTCATGATGACTTCCTTGCAGAGGCTGATCTGCCGCTGGGGATCGGGGATGCCCTTGAGGGCCTTGGCGTGGCCGAGGCTGATTTGACCCAGGCGGACCGCCTCCTGCACTTCGGCGGGCAGATGGAGCAGACCCAGCAGGTTGCTGATGGTGGTGCGGTCGAGGCTGAGGCGGGCGGCGAGCTGCTCCTGGGTCAGGCCAAAGCGCTCCAGATAATCCTTGAAGCTGTGGGCTTTTTCCAGCGGGTTGAGGTCGCTGCGGTGGAGGTTTTCCACCAGGGCGGCCTCGAAGAGCTGCTGATCATCCAGGCGGACGATATGGACGGGTACTTCCCGCAGGCCGGCGGCCTCGGCGGCCCGCAGACGCCGCTCCCCGGCCACCAGTTGATAATGCCCCTCGCCATGTTCCCGAACCAAAAGCGGCTGGAGCACCCCGTGCGTGCGGATGCTCTCGGATAGCGCCTGGAGTTGTTCCTCGTCGAACTGTTTCCGCGGCTGGTACGGATTGCGTGTGATCCGTTCGATGGGCACCGTCAGCGGCGCGACACTGCCGGCCGTCCGGCTGCTCTCCCCCAAAAGGGCTTCCAATCCTCGGCCCAATCGCGGCTTGGTCATGACATCCATGGTCATTCCCCCTCCTTGGCAACGGGTCCTTCCGGGAAAGCTCCCCCACCTTGGCCATGCTTCCCGGCGGGCGACGGCGGCGGCACCATAGCATCTCGTGCTAGCAGATAAAGAGGACTTTTGCCCGACACTCCCTCCCGCGGACGAGTCCGGGCTTCCCGCCCTGCTAGAACCCGGTCACTGCCCAGACAGAGTGGTTTGGCAAGCTGGGGAGACGTTCCACGTGGAACATGGGTTTGGTGGGTGTGGAGGTGAGGGGGACGGTGGTGAGGAGGACAGGGTGAAGGGGCTTGCGGCGGCGGATGAGGGAGTCGGGGGTTTGGCAAGCTGGGGAGACGTTCCACGTGGAACATGGGGGAGTGTTCGCGGCGGTAAAAGTCGGCTTGAGCGCGGCGCGGATTTGTGATTAGGATTCGGCCGCACGCTGGCGGCTCCGGAACCCGCCAGTGCGCCTGGGCTGTCACGGACCGGAACCCGTGGCGGCACAGCGGGGATTGTCGGAACGATCCCCACCGGAGAAGAGGTGTCGAAGCGTGGTGGAGTCCACCGCGATCAGCAGGAGCTGGCACAGCGTGCTGGCCGCCTTTCCTTCGCACCTGCCGGTTTGAGAGTCGCTCGTGTTCGGTCTGCCAGGGCAGTGAGTGCCGGGTAGCGCCCGGTGGTGGCTGCCGTTGGGATGGCAGGAGGGCGCGTGCTGGTTCGCGCGGAAGCGGGCCGGGGCGCTGGTCTGCCGTCCGGGAGGTAGGACCGGGCTGGGGGCGGCTGTTCCAGCGAGTCCGAGATACCGTTTTGCGGAGGAGTGCTGCGCATGGATGCGAGTCGCGGTCCGATTCTGTTTCGCTGTGACGGGACGGTGGCGTTGGGCTGGGAGGCGCTGTACCAGTGTTTGTCGCTGGCAGCGGCCTTGCAGCGGCGGCGGCGGGGCACGCACTTTTTCAGCTACCTGGAACCGCTCTCGCTCGCCACGACGATCCATCGGGGGAACAACGAGTGGCACGCCGCGGAGCAGCCCCTGGGGGCGGATAAGGACCTGGAAGCGACCATTGCCAAAGCCCGGTCGTTAGGAGCGGCGGCGATCGTCGTGGCCGGCGCCGGTATGACCAGCGACTATCTGGCCCGCCTGCGGCAGGAGACCGGGGCGCTGGTGCTCGTCTTCGACTCGACCGCGGCCATCGAGCTGCCGGTGGATATTCTGGTCAATCCGCTCCTGGCGCCGGGGAAGAAGGCGTTCCGGATCGGGCCGGGCTGCCAGCGCTTGCTGGGGGCGCGTTTTGCTCTATGCCGGGGCGTCTTCCGACGGCAGCGCGCCATCCGGGCGACCGAGCCGCTGCCTCCCTTCCGCGCCCTGCTGGCTTGGGGAGACCACGACGCCTCCGATCAGGTCCTTCTCCGGGCTGAGCAGTTGCTGGCTATCGACCGCATCGCCAAGGTGTCGGTGGCTGCCCGCAGCCATCATCCCTTCTACGACGCCCTGCGTGAACGAGCAGAACAGTCCGGCGGACGCCTGGAAGTTATCACGGAGAACAAGGAATTGCTCACCCGCCTGGTCCGGGTCCATTTCGCCCTGACCGCAGGGGATGCCTGGGCGCCGGAACTGTGCGTCGTCGGCATCCCGCAGTTGATCATCAGCACGACCCCCCGCCATGCTCTCAACGGGCGCAAGATGGACGAAGAAGGGGTGGCGACCTACCTGGGCGATGCCGCCGAGGTGGGAGCGGACCAACTCCGCGCTGCCGTCGATCTTTTGCTGGACGATCCGATGGAACGCAAGGGGATGACCCGCTGCGCCCGCAACATGTTCGATGGGCGGGGGCCGGATCGGATCGTCAACGGCCTGGAGATCCTGCTGCACAGCCCGGCCCGACGGCGCGCCGCCCTGCGCTTGCCCGCCGCGGCTTGAACCCCCCGCCGCTTCGCCACAAGGCCGTATTCCCTCTCCGCTGTTCCGGGGGGATGGCAGGAACCGAATCATCCCCTCGTTCCTTTCCCGCCCCTTCGGCAGAATGGTCCGCTTCCGGGGACGAGGAACCGGCTCCTGGGATGAGGACCAGCTCCTGGACCCGCCGGTGGAGTCCCTTCCCCTGCTGCCTTCCCGGCTGGCAGCACCCTCTCCCCTCACCGGCTCCTTGGCCGACTGGCCCTTTCCCCTTAGCTATCTATGTACGGTGGGAGA
This portion of the Thermogemmata fonticola genome encodes:
- a CDS encoding ParB/RepB/Spo0J family partition protein yields the protein MTMDVMTKPRLGRGLEALLGESSRTAGSVAPLTVPIERITRNPYQPRKQFDEEQLQALSESIRTHGVLQPLLVREHGEGHYQLVAGERRLRAAEAAGLREVPVHIVRLDDQQLFEAALVENLHRSDLNPLEKAHSFKDYLERFGLTQEQLAARLSLDRTTISNLLGLLHLPAEVQEAVRLGQISLGHAKALKGIPDPQRQISLCKEVIMKNLSVHALELLIRQQRSEGLASAPTGEGRPATTAAEKTPHVQAIEDELRQHLAVKVEIRVKAKDKGQIVLAFNSNDDFERLIEVLRR
- a CDS encoding DUF1501 domain-containing protein is translated as MAEHRGESGGHRGESRRNTGHFPVALSRREWLFQAGGGLGGIALNWLLARDRASAAGPASPLPGQKNPLAAKPPHFPAKAQSVIFLFMVGGPSQMDLFDPKPALQRWAGKPLPESTGRPKSQFTTGQEVILPSTRKWKKCGQSGIELSDLLPHLSRCVDDICFLRSCWCHSTVHAPAMYELHSGRTQMGHPSLGSWVTYGLGSVSDNLPAYCVMTQPEGVPEGGAPCWGAGYLPAIYQGTLLRRGPSPIQNLRPPLGMGGEENRRSFELVRRLNALQTPPVEDLELEARAASYELAFRMQAQAPEAVDLSRETAATHRLYGTDQPHTADFGTRLLLARRLIERGVRFVTVYSGGGPLITQWDAHDDVNANHEKMCGHVDQPIAALLTDLKQRGLLQQTLVVWCSEFGRTPNSQGSRGRDHNPLGYTMWLAGGGVKGGTVVGATDEFGLHAVERPISVNDFHATILHLLGLDHEKLTFRHNGRDERLTDVGGEVIEEALA
- a CDS encoding PseG/SpsG family protein; the encoded protein is MDASRGPILFRCDGTVALGWEALYQCLSLAAALQRRRRGTHFFSYLEPLSLATTIHRGNNEWHAAEQPLGADKDLEATIAKARSLGAAAIVVAGAGMTSDYLARLRQETGALVLVFDSTAAIELPVDILVNPLLAPGKKAFRIGPGCQRLLGARFALCRGVFRRQRAIRATEPLPPFRALLAWGDHDASDQVLLRAEQLLAIDRIAKVSVAARSHHPFYDALRERAEQSGGRLEVITENKELLTRLVRVHFALTAGDAWAPELCVVGIPQLIISTTPRHALNGRKMDEEGVATYLGDAAEVGADQLRAAVDLLLDDPMERKGMTRCARNMFDGRGPDRIVNGLEILLHSPARRRAALRLPAAA